The Vicia villosa cultivar HV-30 ecotype Madison, WI linkage group LG1, Vvil1.0, whole genome shotgun sequence genome includes a region encoding these proteins:
- the LOC131643687 gene encoding protein disulfide-isomerase 5-2: MKIWLVFSLVLLIHSCRAAEPLTVDGKVLILDESNFDSAISSFDHILVDFYAPWCGHCKRLSPELDAAAPVLANLKEPILIAKVDADKHTRLARKHDVDAYPTILMFNHGVPTEYRGPRKADLLVRYLKKFAASDVSVLDSDSAVNSFVEEAGTFFPVFIGFGLDSSVIEKLGIKYKKNAWFSVAKDFSEDLMITYDFDKIPALVSLNQQYNERNTFYGPFEDDFLEDFVKQNLIPLVVPVSYETLKLIKADGRKIVLTIVEDENEERSKELVKLLRGAASANRDLIFGYVGVKQLDEFADKFDTSSKLPKMVVWDKEDDYLSVVGSENIEEEDQGTQITKFLEGYREGRTIKKTLSGPTFMQFLHRSFDIRMVYIVVFMIAVLMLIQTLGKGGDSGEYQRVANQDKVDQPSSSTTEGESKEYKEGDKED, translated from the exons ATGAAGATTTGGCTTGTTTTCTCTCTTGTGCTATTGATCCACTCTTGCCGTGCCGCCGAACCCTTAACTGTCGATGGAAAAGTGTTGATTCTCGACGAATCCAACTTCGATTCCGCCATTTCATCCTTCGATCACATCCTGGTTGATTTCTACGCTCCCTGGTGTGGCCACTGCAAGCGTCTCTCTCCCGAG TTAGATGCAGCTGCGCCTGTACTTGCAAACTTGAAGGAACCCATACTCATAGCAAAAGTAGATGCAGACAAGCATACCCGCCTTGCAAGAAAACATGATGTTGA TGCCTATCCAACCATTTTGATGTTTAATCACGGCGTCCCTACAGAATACCGTGGACCGAGGAAAGCTGATTTGCTTGTTCGTTATCTTAAGAAATTTGCTGCTTCTGATGTTTCTGTTCTCGACTCAGATTCTGCTGTGAATAGTTTTGTTGAAGAAGCTGGCACTTTTTTCCCGGTTTTTATTGGTTTTGGGTTGGACAGTTCGGTTATAGAAAAGTTGGGCATAAAGTATAAGAAAAATGCATGGTTTTCTGTCGCAAAGGATTTTTCAGAGGATCTCATGATAACATATGACTTTGATAAGATTCCTGCTTTAGTTTCCCTCAATCAACAGTACAATGAGCGGAACACATTTTATGGCCCATTTGAAG ATGATTTTTTGGAAGACTTTGTAAAACAAAATCTCATTCCTTTGGTTGTGCCTGTATCCTATGAAACACTAAAGTTGATAAAAGCTGATGGAAGGAAAATAGTTTTGACTATTGTGGAGGATGAAAATGAAGAAAGATCAAAAGAACTGGTTAAGTTATTGAGGGGTGCTGCATCTGCAAACCGTGACTTAATATTTGGTTATGTTGGCGTTAAACAGCTTGATGAATTTGCTGATAAATTCGATACCAgttctaaactaccaaaaatggtCGTTTGGGATAAAGAAGATGATTATCTTTCA GTTGTTGGTTCAGAAAACATCGAGGAAGAGGATCAAGGAACTCAAATCACTAAATTTCTAGAAGGATACAGAGAAGGAAGAACCATAAAGAAAACACTTAGCGGGCCAACATTCATGCAATTTCTCCATAGATCTTTTGACATTAGAATGGTGTACATAGTTGTTTTTATGATTGCAGTGCTAATGCTGATTCAAACCTTAGGCAAAGGAGGTGACAGTGGTGAATATCAGAGAGTAGCAAACCAAGATAAGGTGGATCAACCAAGCAGCTCAACAACAGAAGGTGAAAGTAAAGAGTATAAAGAAGGTGACAAAGAAGACTAA
- the LOC131643688 gene encoding receptor homology region, transmembrane domain- and RING domain-containing protein 2-like, with amino-acid sequence MGTSNLCLFFFSLVSLSAMAAAKVVLIGNNITLSFDDIEANFSPSVKGSGEYGALFLAEPLDACTELTNKAKQLPNASSPFLLMIRGGCSFEDKVRMAQKAGYKAAIVYDNEDGGMLVAMAGNAAGIRIHAVFISKASGEILKKYAGLTNVETWLIPTFENSAWSIMAISFISLLAMSAVLATCFFVRRHRIRRERPRTSSHVREFHGMSSRLVKAMPSLIFTSALEDNCTSRTCAICLEDYCPGEKLRILPCCHKFHAACVDSWLTSWRTFCPVCKRDARTGLSDPPPSESTPLLFSTPSSAASSFMSSYASSSAIQIGSHSQSASRNHSLASTPFMQPSLRSYRQSPSLSVSRSSVDLRNASQRSLASHMNSPRSNGYPSLSSLNSRYLSSHVPSPSNGSVSFLGSSSHQQHPLRYSESAASFSPFVSASSLPDC; translated from the exons ATGGGTACCTCGAATCTCTGCTTGTTTTTCTTCTCTCTGGTGAGTTTGTCTGCTATGGCGGCTGCTAAGGTGGTTCTGATTGGGAATAACATCACTCTCTCGTTCGATGATATCGAAGCTAATTTCT CTCCGTCGGTTAAAGGGTCTGGAGAATACGGAGCCTTATTCTTGGCAGAGCCACTAGATGCATGTACAGAACTTACAAATAAAGCTAAACAATTGCCGAATGCTAGTTCACCTTTTCTTTTGATGATTAGAGGAGGGTGTAGCTTTGAGGACAAGGTTAGGATGGCACAAAAGGCTGGCTACAAAGCTGCAATAGTCTATGACAATGAAGATGGCGGCATGCTAGTTGCAA TGGCAGGAAATGCTGCTGGTATAAGAATACATGCTGTATTTATATCAAAAGCTTCGGGTGAAATACTAAAGAAATACGCTGGTTTGACGAATGTGGAAACATGGCTCATTCCAACTTTTGAAAACTCAGCATGGTCTATCATGGCGATTTCGTTTATTTCCCTGCTAGCTATGTCTGCAGTGCTGGCTACTTGTTTCTTCGTCCGCAGGCATCGCATAAGAAGAGAAAGGCCTCGAACTTCTTCTCATGTTCGTGAGTTTCATGGTATGAGTAGTCGCCTAGTGAAAGCAATGCCAAGTTTGATCTTCACTTCTGCTTTGGAAGATAACTGTACATCAAGAACATGTGCTATCTGCCTTGAAGACTATTGCCCTGGAGAGAAACTCAGGATTCTGCCCTGTTGTCACA AGTTTCACGCTGCCTGTGTGGATTCTTGGCTTACGTCATGGAGAACCTTTTGCCCAGTTTGCAAACGAGATGCAAGAACGGGTTTGTCTGACCCACCACCTTCCGAATCCACACCTCTGCTGTTTTCAACCCCATCATCTGCGGCATCCTCTTTCATGTCATCATATGCTTCATCTTCAGCAATACAAATAGGTTCACATTCACAATCTGCTTCACGAAACCACTCTTTAGCTAGTACCCCTTTCATGCAGCCATCTCTAAGATCCTACCGCCAATCCCCTTCTCTTAGCGTCAGCCGTAGCTCTGTAGATCTTAGGAATGCATCCCAAAGATCTCTAGCTTCGCACATGAATTCACCGCGTTCCAATGGTTACCCATCTTTGTCGTCTCTTAACTCAAGATACCTGTCTTCACATGTTCCAAGTCCAAGCAACGGTTCAGTAAGTTTCCTTGGTTCATCCAGTCATCAGCAACATCCTCTCCGTTATAGTGAGTCAGCCGCTAGCTTCTCACCATTTGTGTCTGCCAGCTCCCTCCCGGACTGTTGA